Part of the Anopheles coluzzii chromosome 3, AcolN3, whole genome shotgun sequence genome is shown below.
CAGATAGTCCATCTGTATGTCGGCCGCCAGCTTGTCCACGAACCCAGCGGCCTGGTCGATTTCCGACCGTACCGCCGGCGTAACGTTAAAGTCCAGCTTTACCGCGCCCGCGCTCAGCTCGGCTTGATCCATCGTATTGAGGCACTTGCCGCTGCCGATGTACTCGAGCAGAAAGTCCGTCATCACGGCGATCGGTTGTCCCTCGGCCGGAGAGTGTTCGTACGTCAGCCCGTTGATACCGTTCGGTGCTACAACGAGCTGGATCGTTTTGTCGTACCATCGATTGCCACCGTTGGCAGCCGAACCGCCGCCATGGATCAGCAGATCGCTTGCCGTTACGATGTGATCGGTGCCCTGCTTCTGCGGCAGCTCGCGATCGATCGAAAGCACGAAAAGCGCCTGCTGGATGGATTCCACCGACGCTCGGTTGGTCGCGTCGGCCATCAGCGTTTCGTACGCCTGCGCCCAACTGTCCCGATGGTTGGCCGTGAGGATACCGAGCGGAGCGGCCCGACTATTCCCTTCCTTCGCGGCGATCTTCTTCAGTTCGGCAAGGATTTGCCGCTCGCTTACGATCCCACCAGCGGCAGTGAAGACCGGCAGCCGATAGTAGTGATTGTTGCACGCAACCACAATATGCCGAGAGCGTGGATTGTACTGTACCGAATCACGCTCCTTCCCCGGAATGCGACAGGTGCCGAAAATCTTCTCGTACTGCGACATATCCAGCGGCACCTTACCCATCATTTCCGGCTTGATCTTACCGCCGTCGATCAGCATCTTGTAGGCCAGGGCGGCGGAAACCATCTTGGCCGCGTACTGCAACTGCTCGTCGAGCGTTTTGTAGCTGGCCCGGGGAAACACGAGCCCAGGGCTGGAGTACACGATGACCGGATCGCGGTACTCCATGTACGCACAGCGCAGCCACCAATCGGCAAGCCAGTTGTCCTTCTCGGCCGCGCGCTGTTCCAGCAGACTCTGGAGCTTCTGGCCGATCCCGCCAGGGACGGTAAACTTCTCCACTGCCCGCTTAGTGCCAGCCAGCGTATCCCCATCGACGTGCGGTTCAATTGATCTTACCAGCTTCTGCATCGTGTCGGCCAGCTTCGGGACGGGTTGGCGCTGTAGCGCTAGCGGTCCTGCcccgccggcagcagcagttgcgTAGTTTTGCTGGGACGTTGGACACATTTTGCCTGATGCGTTTGCCGCTGGAGATGATGCACTGGCGGCCGTTAAAACTCTCCCGAGTGGTGAAGCTATGGTTCGCGATTGAATCAAGCGAGTCATGTTCATTTGGCTGGAGGAGGCAACGGTTGAACTTTGGACCTAGGAGAAAAGGGTTTGAACCCGCTGACCTGCGTGCACTTCTGCCGCCAAGGGCAAACTAAAGACACGGAACTGGTAGAACCGCAAAAAAAGGTTCCGATTCGGCTGAAGCCACACAATTACTGGGCAATTTTTTGGAGCCTTGCCCGTCGCACGCAGAACACACAACCCGTTGCTCCACGTAAGCAACGCGAGCGTATAATGGGGGCACACAATACGTTCCACTGTTTCCACTGGGCCAACCCGTTTTCGGCAGCGAACGGGGGTGGGTGAACGGCAGCGAAACTAGTTCCTTGTTGCTccggttttgttgttggaATCGTTCGGCTCCAGAAAGTGAAAGTAAATACGCTGATGTTGTGAGGGGTTGTTATACGAAGTAGCACCCCTTTGGAGGAACGACTGCTAATACCACGGAGAGAAGAATACGGCAGCTGATAAAATGATACGTTCTGTCATCTGTGCGGTAATGTCTGAAACCAACACAAGCACATATTTATAGCACATGCATATGTGTAGGCCTAATTACGTACGAAACAATGGGGGAGGGTTTTGAACAACAATTGCatcgttaaaaaatattaaaactaaacttcaaataaaaaaaatggttccaTTAATGGAGGACAATTCCTGGATGTGATATTTAAagaatataaatgaaatatttaaaataaaattaaattgtacCAAAATCGAGAGGATTTCTGATTCAAACAGAAACTATATTGTTATGTGAAGATCCCAGATCCTCTCAGATCTGGCAAAACTCTTGTAATTGCTACATTTCCTCCGTCTCTTCCGCTGCATATCATTATTGCTAACACCGCCCAATCCTTCCAGACAGTAGAGGCAGCAGCTACCACATGGCTCGCTGAACGCCGGACAGTTTGTTGTAGTCGGCCAGATGACGCCAAACGATACGGCTAACGCGCCACCGGTGCACGATACCGCGTGAGCGTGACGTTACTGCGCACCGTTCGCGTACCCGCACCAGCGAGGAGTCGCGCGGAAACGCCTCAATCTCTTTGCTGGCAATTTCCCGCAGTTCCACCGGCAGGATCGTGTTCTTCCGCAGTGAGTTAACGCGCAGCCGGGCGTCGGCATGCTGCACCACGCACTGGCGACGTTTGTGGTCCTTGATCATACGCCAGTCGGCCCATTTGTTGCGTACTTGCTGGAGCTGCGTGGAAATGTGTTACCGTTAGCGTCTAGCTTGATATCGTACTGCGTTTGGTAATCGTTTTGCTTACCCGATAGCCGGCCAAATTTTGGCCACACGTTACAAATCGGGATACAAAACCCACCACCGACATT
Proteins encoded:
- the LOC120957486 gene encoding 28S ribosomal protein S14, mitochondrial, producing MSVVGFVSRFVTCGQNLAGYRLQQVRNKWADWRMIKDHKRRQCVVQHADARLRVNSLRKNTILPVELREIASKEIEAFPRDSSLVRVRERCAVTSRSRGIVHRWRVSRIVWRHLADYNKLSGVQRAMW
- the LOC120957479 gene encoding carnitine O-acetyltransferase-like — translated: MNMTRLIQSRTIASPLGRVLTAASASSPAANASGKMCPTSQQNYATAAAGGAGPLALQRQPVPKLADTMQKLVRSIEPHVDGDTLAGTKRAVEKFTVPGGIGQKLQSLLEQRAAEKDNWLADWWLRCAYMEYRDPVIVYSSPGLVFPRASYKTLDEQLQYAAKMVSAALAYKMLIDGGKIKPEMMGKVPLDMSQYEKIFGTCRIPGKERDSVQYNPRSRHIVVACNNHYYRLPVFTAAGGIVSERQILAELKKIAAKEGNSRAAPLGILTANHRDSWAQAYETLMADATNRASVESIQQALFVLSIDRELPQKQGTDHIVTASDLLIHGGGSAANGGNRWYDKTIQLVVAPNGINGLTYEHSPAEGQPIAVMTDFLLEYIGSGKCLNTMDQAELSAGAVKLDFNVTPAVRSEIDQAAGFVDKLAADIQMDYLHFTDYGKGFIKTQRMSPDSYIQMAIQYAFYRLHHVPGAHYESAQNRMYLHGRTETIRSCSVESVAFARAMLEPKRDGRSKLEAMKAAINAHKAYVSMAIQGYGVDRHLLGLKLTAKENGLALPDLYADQGLQKSAHMRLSTSQVASRYDAFMCYGPLTQDGYGCCYNPKEDDMWFGVSAFRSNKDTDLARFRVSLQEALREMYEVLVVFGEKPKGKL